A stretch of the Conger conger chromosome 3, fConCon1.1, whole genome shotgun sequence genome encodes the following:
- the LOC133123553 gene encoding uncharacterized protein LOC133123553, translating into MAPLYAILVFFSKVCGLLGKSVVQPNTLVTAEHGGRKGNFNLTISQVEPSDSATYFCITTTTYSGIRFGDGTTLMVMESQSRTVVLQQPESESAKPGDSVTLQCTVHTETCAGEHSVYWFRQASGESPPGIIHTHGHRSDECQRSSGTVSPTQSCVYNFPKRNLSRSDAGTYYCAVATCGEILFGNGTKLHVEENEHLPLYCLAGALALSVILNVVLALNRNKSTENSRGAASNIQMFREDSSSAQCQDERMNYAALSFTKKPKVRRNKREVQDETVYSDVRFTHHK; encoded by the exons ATGGCGCCACTCTACGctattcttgtgtttttcagcaaagtgt GTGGTCTGCTTGGGAAGAGTGTAGTTCAGCCTAACACGCTGGTGACAGCTGAGCATGGAG GAAGGAAGGGAAACTTTAACCTGACTATCTCACAAGTAGAGCCATCTGATTCAGCAACATACTTCTGTATAACGACTACAACCTACAGTGGGATCAGATTTGGAGATGGAACTACTTTAATGGTGATGG agtcccagagcaggacagtagtactccagcagcccgagtctgagtcTGCGAagccaggagactctgtgactctgcagtgtacagtacacactgagacctgtgcaggagaacacagtgtgtaCTGGTTCAGACAGGCCTCAGGAGAGtcccctccaggaatcattcacacccacggacacaggagtgatgagtgccagaggagctctgggactgtgtctcccacacagagctgtgtctacaacttccccaagaggaacctcagccgctctgatgctgggacttactactgtgctgtggccacctgtggggagatcctgtttgggaacgGGACTAAACTGCATGTTGAGG aaaatgaacATCTTCCTCTTTATTGCTTGGCGGGAGCTTTGGCATTGAGTGTGATCCTGAATGTTGTCCTCGCTCTGAACAGGAACAAAAGCACTGAGAATTCCAGAG GGGCTGCATCAAACATCCAAATGTTCAGAGAAGACTCTTCAAGTGCACAG TGTCAAGATGAAAGAATGAATTACGCTGCTTTGTCTTTCACTaagaaacccaaagtgaggaggaatAAGAGGGAAGTGCAGGATGAAACTGTTTACTCTGATGTGAGATTTACACACCACAAGTGA